In Gemmatimonadota bacterium, the sequence AGTGGGGGGCCACCAAATAAAAGAAAGCCGAGGATCGCGACTGCGTGTACCGATGTGGCAAATGCCAATGCGATTTCTATTGGCACATGGTAGAAGTGGTGGAGGGTTTGGGCGCAAAAGAAATGGTAAGAGCCTATACCGCCCGGTGCGGGAAGGACAAATCCAATCGTGGCGATGGTCATCACTACCATAGCTTCAAACAAGCCGAGGTTGTACTTATGTGATAGGTCAAAACTGTAGAAGGGCAAGTACATGGCGAACAAATAAAGGCTATTGAGAATCAGGGTTGACACCAATATCCCCGCATAGCCTTCTACAGTGTGAATGGCTCTCATGCCCTGTAAAAAAGAACGCAAAATATGGGTTGCACCATCGGCCAGCCTGGGAGAGAGGCGCGCCAGCAGGCGGTGAAAAATGGACAGGCCGCGTTCTCCACGGGCGGAGAGCAGTCCCAAAAATACGAAAGCAAACAGGATGATGGGCAATGTCAGCAAGGCAACTTGTTCAAGTTTAAATTTGGGAAATGCCGCGCCGATCTGCTCTCTGGCAAAAAATAAAACCACGCCAAAGATGATCAAGAGGGTGAGTATATCGAGCAAGCGTTCTACAATCACTGTCGCCAGGATTGCACTGATACCAGTGGGGTGATCTCTCTCGAGGGCGAGGGCACGAGCAACTTCGCCAGCGCGTGGGAATACGACATTGCCCGCATAGGCGACCATGACAGCCCAAAATGCCGAGCGAATGGAAATATTTGAGGCAACGGGCAATAGCAAAATGCGCCAGCGCCAAGCTCGGGGCAAGCCCGAAGCGATGATGATGATGGCCGATAAGAGCAACCACAAAGGATTGGCTGTTTGCAGGGCCTCCAGGAGGAGTGTTCCATTGACATCTCTAAACGCTGCCCAGAGAAAGCCCCCCATTAACACGAGACTTGCTGCGAGTTTGAGAATGTTTTTCATGATAGACCATATCCCAGGCTGCGAAGGGCGGTGTCTTTTTTGCGCCAGTTTTCATAGACTTTGACGTGCAGGTCGAGATAAATTGGGTGTTCCAAAAATGCCTCGATTTTTTTTCGTGCCTGATGTCCAATGGTTTTAAGGGTTTTTCCCCCTCGTCCTATGACAATGCCTTTTTGTGAATTGCGTTCGACAATGATATTGGCTTGAATATAGACTTTGGGGCGGTTTTCTTCAAAAGCCTCAATGTCGATTGCCGTTGCATAAGGCAATTCCTGACGGAGATGGTGGAATACTTCCTCTCGAATGAGTTCCGCAACAAA encodes:
- a CDS encoding lysylphosphatidylglycerol synthase transmembrane domain-containing protein; this encodes MKNILKLAASLVLMGGFLWAAFRDVNGTLLLEALQTANPLWLLLSAIIIIASGLPRAWRWRILLLPVASNISIRSAFWAVMVAYAGNVVFPRAGEVARALALERDHPTGISAILATVIVERLLDILTLLIIFGVVLFFAREQIGAAFPKFKLEQVALLTLPIILFAFVFLGLLSARGERGLSIFHRLLARLSPRLADGATHILRSFLQGMRAIHTVEGYAGILVSTLILNSLYLFAMYLPFYSFDLSHKYNLGLFEAMVVMTIATIGFVLPAPGGIGSYHFFCAQTLHHFYHVPIEIALAFATSVHAVAILGFLLFGGPPLINLLWHKKAKK